CTCAGATTTGGATTTCCACCAACAGATCTGGCTAATTTCCTGTAAACTTCAATGCATGTGCGCGCCTTCTCATAGAAAAGATCATAAAACTTTTTGTAACTGCTTGCAGGTTTCACACACTCATAGTCTGCGTTTTCTGTTGAGACCCAAATAATTGGCGACCCTTCATCATAACCTGAAATTGACCAAGATTCTATCCGCCCAAATCCTTCACATTTTATTCCCCTTTCTTTATCTTTTTCCATATTATCATCCATGGGCATGATGATAGCTGTGATGAAACAGTCATCTATTTCTGACATTTCAAACGGCTGTGCATTGCCATCAGCATCATGAAAGGTGAAATCAACAAGCCTTCTACATGGTGGAAGATCTTCTGCACCAAGTCTAGTCAGGTCAATGGCAACTTCCTCGTCCTCCTCTATTCGAACTTTCTTGGTTTCAACAAATATGGATTTTTCAGATATCCTGACAGTTTCCTCTTTGAAGTTTGAACATGCCGCAGCTCGCTTTGGCCTCTTGCAAGTGACTTTACCATTTTCAAGGTTGTTATGAGGCTTTTCACTTGCCACCGCTGCTTTAACCATTTTAGCATCATTTGTTACTTTCCTTTTTGGTGGTCTTCCTTTCCCATTCTTTTTCATTTCTGAAAACAGAAGTAACCCTTTATTTCAAGGGACTCAAAGGATAAAAAGTTAATTTTAAATACCACTTCACAGATACCAACTGTAGAAGTAAAATGATAAATGGAGGGGTGGAAAAAAATTTACTATTAGTAACCTTGAGAAAATTAGAGACAACATATATTGTTAACAGAATGAAATGTTATTTAATCAGTATTATACCTCTTGCAAAGAGTGAATCTCAAATAAAGGATATGATGTAGTAGAAGAATAAAAATGGAACACATTACATGGAATAATCAACAATTGCTGAAACTTCTAAcaaaaaagaatgaaaagaatTAAGCTTTTGGTGATTAGAAAAATAATCCTAAAAGATAAAGTTAAATTCATATTAAACAACATACTCCTCCAATTAATGTCTGAAAACATTGTTAGAAAGAGTATGGAGTATGTAAAGATGAAAAATATACAAGATACTGGTAAGTAGTATTCTgtaaaatttttatttgattGCATGATAAAGGAAATGCAAGGGCCAGACAGAACAATAATGACATACAGTAGATCCTAAAAGGTGTTAATCAGGGGCTATGATAAGTGTAGTAACAAAGAGTACAAGTATGCATCATATCAGcagtatatcatgcatgaaaacccACTGTGTCTGTTTGTTGCTTTTCTTTCAGATAAAATAGAATGTCTGATTGCATTATAAAGTGGGATGCTTAGAGAGTAGATCTTAAACAGGAAGGCTGCCCTTCTGTGTCCCATGTGACAAGGgtttaatttatgaaaaaaaaacatcTATTCTTAGACATAGGCTGGGTACATTTACTCTTCCCAGACCCCACATCGACAAGAACCTCGTGTACTAGATTCACCTCCCCTTTTAGTGGGATGCTTAGCTAACTTTAAAAGAACCATGCCCACAGTTGAGAACCGTTTTTCACTTAAGTTGTATGTCCACCCACTCCATTAGTCATTGTATAAAAGTCAAAACTTCATGAGAGAACAAAAAGTTCTGATAGAATGGATCCAATTCCAATGTAACCATGTGCAAAAGATTAAATATGCCAAACTGATTTTGAGATCTTTAAATACTGGGATGCACCCAATTCCAATCTTTCCTTGGAGAAGAAGGTTAAAATGGACTTGAATAGAAATGATAGGAACGTAGTATGATCTATAAAGTTGTGGGCAAAAAAAATGGCACCAATACCACATTTGAAGCGAGAACTTGCTTGGATCATGTTTTATGAACCAAATTCTGGAAATTGTGGCTGTATGCAGTTTAATTAGCCCAACATGGCTTTAAGCTGGAGTTTAATGACACATGGAGCATCCAAAGAAACAACTTATGGTCCAATGCATTAcaagatttttcatattttgatcCATGAATACAGAAGCCAGATGGATTTTAGAGGAAACAGCATTTTGTTTTTGCTGAAATTATTCATAGCTAAACCTAGTTCTAAACTTGCATGCACAGCAGATGAGGTAATAATTTGAGTTTGGCCACTCATGGTCTCAAACATATACAATGAAATTACAATCCTAGCAAATGCAAATCATGCAATTTACTGGCATATGTAATGATCTTGGCTTAGTGTAATCGTTTGAATGACAACAAAGTTTATTTGGTAGGATAAGCTAATAAGCAATCATGCTTTCAGCTAGATATGGATGTCAGTAATGACATAAGCAAGAATTCAGGAACAAAGGTCAAAAAAAGGTCACATGATTGGAAACGAGTAACAAATTAGATAAAAAGCAGTAAACTAAGAATAAACAAATATGAAATTCATATAAATCCCATGTTTCACACCTTTTACTTTGTTTTTTTTCCCCCTTGCATTCAAAGTTATACCAACTTTTAAAAAACAACAGCATGGACTCAATAGAGCCATTAGCTCTATTGAGGGCATAGCATTGTCGTATGCAGAATGTATGGGGCAAACTATTTGATGACATGGCAACAGATATACAGTAAACAGAAGATGAAATCTAAAGCAACCAAATGCAATTCATTTGGACTAAACAAGTCACTGTCACAAAATAGCATTTTTGTACTAacacaaataataatatatcaagatgTCCATGCTTTCAACATGAAGACCTAGAAAAAGTTAAACCATCTACAGCCTAGAATTTTCATTTGGAAATTCATCACATTAATGCACATAGAAAACTTAGAACAAAAAATATTTCAGACACGAACCTGTGGAATCTAAGCCTATCAGTTCCCTTGCCATAACCCAGCTGTTCAGTTGCTTTTTTCGAAACCCTCAATCTGGAAACATAAACAAAGTACATTAGATATAAggaataaaagaacaaaaaatgcaCATCCCTGTATAGAAGAGATAAGTTTCAGAAACATAgctcagaaattttttttttatttcaggtGTATGTTTTATGCACAATGAATAAATGTATAGATGgtgtttttgttaaatatataacAAAGAGGGTGGGGTCCTtcagatatttgatacatgatttaCTTGATATGTGAAAAACTTTCACGAAATCCAATGCAGATTTAAATAACATGTGCAGTAAAAATCATCCAATGAGAACCCATCAATTGCTTGAAGCCATGAGGAAATTGCAAATATACAAAAGCTAGATATATAACTTCTATTAGCAAAATAACAAATTGCAAAAGCTTTAATATGCATGTGAGACATTTATGAAATCGTTTCAGTGAAACATTTGAAAAAACCATGCCATGAAAACAACAGATAGTAAACATTATGAGTAATTATTTGCTTCCAGGCAAAAAGGCAATCCTAAATATTAAATTGTGACCAGTCTAGATAAAACAAATAAATCAACGAATTTACTAGGATGGATTGCTTTGGTAAACTACAAAGTTAACACTAAGATAATTTAAacttatgattatatttttcagATTATATGTTTTTCTAAGCTGAAACTAAGCTTATAAGCTAACAAGGAAAAAATCCAAAGGTAAACAAACTTACAGTTGACGTGAGAGATAACATTTTTCAAACTGTATATGTTAGCTTTCCAATGGATTACTGGTTGCAAGAAGTTAATCGTAAAACCCTTTTACCGGGCACATAACTTTCCCGATCCATGTTAGCATACACAACCAACATTCACGAAGCTTTCGCAGAAACACAAAGGGAAGGCCAACTATTAAACACACTGCCATCTTTTCTTGTTGTGTTTTAACCATGATCTTATGGTAAAGACAAAACTAAAGCCACCGCATGGTCTTTTATATGTTCTTATACAATAAACACATGTCTGTTTTTTTTTTGGGCCGAaccgacaaaaaaaaaagattatcaaaCCCTAAAAACCTCTCCGAGAGGAACCCTAATTAGCTCTCGCACACGATAACAAAATCCCAGGTACAGGCGTAGCTCAGCTTGGAGACGAATGCGAAATCAGATCTAATTAGAGAGAGAACAACTCACACTGGGAGGATGAAACGAGGCTACGAGCTCCAGGATTGGACCGATCGGACAGGAATTGATGGAAGAGGCAAAAAAAAGGGAAGCTTATAAAGAGGAGTGAGAGTGGCGGGGAGGGGAAAGGGAGCGAATCGTGTTTGCGCGGGAGGAGTAAATTTCGAAACGACAAGGAAACAAGAgacagagagtgagagagaggaaCCCGGAAATGTGGTGGTGGGCTGGTGGTTTCCTCCAAGACTAAGGTGGTGTTGGGAACTCCGACTTTTACCACACCGGGCAAATGTGTTTTTAGTGTAGAGGTCAGAATAATGAGTGGGACGGTGAGGTTACCGGGAAAATTGCTGATGGAATTATTGGAGGGATAAATTCTATCAAATTCAATGGACACCTTCTTTCAATGGATGGGTTAAATTGAATTACAATGATTCTATACGAGAGGATCGAGTTAGAATATTATTTTGCTCTTCATAATCATTGGATACTTTATTTTgatgctttaatttttttttgtgcatCAACAATTAAGTAATAaaagtttatatttttattaaaaaaaagaataggAGTATACATGTAATGTTTGACGATATCACTCGTAAAACCAAGTGAATATATATCATATTGAAAcatcatatttaatataatttattatcgACTTAGTTTTGTCTCATCCTTTTTACACACTCGTATAAGAATAGTTTTATTATAATCTTATGATTATCGTCccacatataaattaaaatttgtaCAAGATAATAGAACAAAATACCGCAAGGCAAAGATGAATACCTTATACCAAAATTTATCACAAAAGTGAGAAATTATCTTTCAATAGATAATTCTATGTTGCCCACTTGACAACCAATATCAATCACCGAGGACAACTTAACAATCTAATTAAGTTGACAATTAAACATATATATTATCAATTGACCTCAACGTTTTTGGTTTGTACGAAGTCTTCAATCTCATGAACAATCTATAGCTAGATTATTCAAACAATAAAACCAAACTACAATTTGATCAAGGTCCATCAGGTCAATAACTCAAAGAAAAGTCGAAAAGTTTAAGCAACGCAAAGATTAATTTCGAGTGCACATATTTGAAGATGATTGCAACTCATTAATGAGAAAGTCACACGATTTCCATTTAACGAAAGCTTTCCGTACTCCATGGTTTTCTGCAACACTAGCATTAGTCAGCAAACTAGTGAAACAACCAATTTCCAGAACCCTGCAACCAGAGATTGAATCGATGAGAGCATCAGCAGCAGCCTCGTTGATCTTAAAGTGGTATTAAAGaaattctttaaaaaatatataatgaacATTTTTTAAGGAAATTTCACAAGGATGTCTGGTTATGAAACTAATAACACAATCTCACCGATTTAACACATTGGCTTGTTTAAATATGATTAGTTGTATAATGAACTGAGcttgataaaataaattaaatttgaaatattattCATGAAGAAACTTATAAAGGATAGCTAAATCTAAAATGATCTCATCTATGATTGAGAAAAGCTCAAGGGAGCTTATTTAAGTTCAAACTTCAAACCAGAAGGAGGTTCACAAGCATTTCATGTAAAGGCTGTCTTCACAATTATATGCCTCAAGTTAATGTTACCACACTGGCTAATCTAGATTCATTCATCTCTTAGAGATAAAGATTATCTATATCGACTAATAAGCAAGaattatttttaatcaatatAATAAACAATTGGATGTACCAGATagattgttttttttctttatgtatgTTTTTTGAGCTTATTTGGACCAATGATGCATTAGCTAGGCAATAATAAAACTTAGTTCATTGATTGAACAGCTCGAAAACTCATCTTTGAGCTCAAAAGAAGATACATAAAGTTAACTCACTCATTTTAAGATCCTACTAGAGTGCTTCTATCTTAAATACTGCTGAATTCAAAAGCAATATAATTTGGTAATAAACTTTTACTTTTAAATTTTGCTAGGAAGAGCTGATAACTAAACACCTCAATCAtgcatatctggtagatggttaccTATGGAATCAAGCTCCAATAAGGCCTTTGTAACGGGCATAAACTAGAACAACAACAAGTATAAGTCCAGATAATAGTCCTCCAATACCAACCACCTGTTTGACGACGAGAAAAATATTTGTAAGACTTCAAAAGGTTCATATATCAGTTAGTAAGATTGTATATGCTAGTCAAAGATGCCTACCCAACTGAAGACGTATCCATGGTTGTCATTCCATGAATATGGGATGTTCATGCCAAAAATCCCACCCACCAATGAATAGAATGTTAAACTAACAGTGCAAGCACTTAAAAATAGTTCTAACTGCAGAACAAATAAGCAAGGTAATAATAAGTTAGAAGAAGATACAAACAAAGTAGCAAGGTAAATAACACATGATTAAACAAGCCAAAAAACGAATTCTTAAGAGAAAATGAAAACTGTGTTTAGTGAGGCCAGAAAAATTCAATAACccgaagatatcaaaagaagctataACCTGGATCAGCTGATTCCGATGGTTGTCAAGCTGCAAGAGTTAAAACTCGAAATCAGAAGTtataggaaaaaaagaaaaaccaaaGTATAGTACTTTAGGTTCATGAGATGTTCTATAAATCTGTAAGCTACCTGAAAATTGATATAGTCCTCTGTGTCATCAACATATTCACGTAGctacatgaaaaaaataaaagaaaatatcagAAACATAAAAAAGATTCTTAAGAAAAAGCTAAGAGACAATAACAACAAATgacaaatttttttcatttaaacaCCAGATTTGAGACAAAACTGAGGAAATCTGAAAAATCCCTTGTCATGTAGCAAAAAGAAACAGATACTTCGGTTCTTTTTTGGTTAAAACATGGAGCCACTTTTAAAGGATCAACTGTGAAAGGTGATTCTTAAAAGAATAATAAAGATTCAATATAAAGTAATGAAAATACAATATTTGGCTTATGTTTAAGAATATGATTCCTTATTAGTTCTTCACCATTTTAGGCTAGTTGAAACTTGAATACACACCATATATAGGAACAGAGTAGAATATAAGGAGACATCTTTCATCTGTATCCCTATAAATTTTAAAGGATGTTTTTATTAAAacaaattattttatcataaatttcAGGGTGTTAGCCCATGAGGCTTCCACCAAAGGAAGGTGATACAAGGGTGAGAGCAAGTAGATGTAACTCTGAGAAATGTACATATTGCAAATATAACTTCCTAAAAATACACACGAAGTTTCAATCTGTAAATACAAGAATTTTCTGCAGGCACAACCATGCATTTTGTACTCACTCAAGTTCAACTTCAATATGATGGCATCTAGGAAGACCCTAATATATAAGGAACCTCAAATATGCTTTGTATTTTGGACATATAAAGTAAATTAGCTTCATGATTCATAAGGAATATCCAAGGAATGAAAATCTAGTTGAAGAATATAAATCATCCCACTTCAACTTGGAATAAATCTAACATAATTCATCCCCGTCGTAGAATGATAGTTTGCAGATATTAGTCAGAATGATATAAACACATCAAGGAAGAAAAGTAATAATAGAGgaaatcataatatcaaatccAATTTCCATGAGTCAGTTTAGTCATACAAGACTCTACTGCCAACTTTACCAATATATCTGCCTAAATTTTACACGCTTAAACTCACAAGTCAATACTTCCTTGCAGACAGAGAATCCATAGTTCATTCTGAATTTATATTCCACATTTGAAGAAATCCTTACCGTGTTCAATCTGTTCAAAGAGCCATCAATCTGTATAAAATATGCCTGCAGCAATAGATGATTGCACATTTTAAATTTGTGTTAGTGGAGAagcttgatttttcaaaaatgcATATAAAAACAGGTGTGATAGAACTTTTATTATAACCTCCAGTAACATCTCTAGTTCTTCCACATTATACTCGTTCCCATGAAGTGTTGCTACACTTGTCCTGCTTACTCTAGATGTTTTTGAAACCAAAACTGGTGAGTTGGGTGCTAAGTCAGAAACAGCCGAGTCAACCAAACATGGAGATTCTGTGGCCATCTTTCTTGATAGGTAAAGATCAGCCATGTCATTGTCATCATCCAACAGCCGTTCAAGTTCATCTCTTACCTGCAAGTAATCAATGAACAATTGaaacaagaaataataataagttAAAAGATAAATTGTTAAAATAGTTTCATGCAATTTGTAACTTCCACTTGGAGCCTTGCCTGTCATTATGCTTGTTATTTAaataaagaaatggaagaaaagcaCAGCACTAactgatttaaaaaatatatatatctgtcATGCCAGTTGCTCTAATAATAGATGTATAGATGAGACAGTCCCGTGTTGATGGAAGCAGCATTTTTTGTCACTATGGTTTTCTAATATTACATctatacaaaagaaaaggcaacaaCAAGAGTTATTTAAAGTTATAAAAGTTATACAAAGTTCAGCTTGAGGACAATGTCAGGTAGATCATGATGGCAGAAGAGAACATACTGATTTTCTTAGTTCTAGCACTTGCATTGATTTCGAGTTGAGACCAAAATGAACAACAAAATATGACTTATTACATCTTGACCAACATATAGATTTTTATTTTACCATCTGATGGATATAATTGGCATGGGCTTCTGGATTTAGATTCAGGAGATCTTGTGGACATGTTCTAAATAGTCTTATTGCATGCATAGTGACATGGCAATTATAACTAGGAAAAGCTTCGTTTAAGTTCAAACTGTGGCAATGCTAATGCCATAATAATGCATTAGCTGCAATTTGAGGAGATAGACACTAGATTATAAGTATTGAAAAGTCAGTTTCTGATACAGCATTGTAACATCAACAAGAAATTCAAGAAAAAGTTGCTCTTAATGTTCATATTTTgttcaaaaaggaaagaaacatgaTTCAAACAGTTAAATATATTATCTCAAGGAAAAATAAAACTTTGGACTGCAAAATGAGAACTATGTACTGTATCCTGGTGATGCACAATAAGTAAACATAACCATAAGTATCAAGAGATGCATGTCATAAAGGACATTAAAAAGTGATTTTCTTAGTGAACCAAAACTTGGAACTGCATGGATAAAAGGAGGTGATATATGCACCTTCTGGACACGAGCAATCAACCTTGTCATAGCACTCTTCAGCTTGCGGACCCTATCTAAATTGCGGCTACATATCTGTATGGGGTGTTTATAGATCATTACACAAAAGACAGGGTCAAAGCATCATATAAAGAACTAATACAGAAACAAAAAGTGATGCTTGTTATTATTTCTAAGAATATGTGATAATTATGAAAAGAAGCACATTATCATATCAATAATGATGAACTCCAAAACTTatatttttgttcttaaattataTAATTTGCTAAGATCAGTCCATTCAAGGATGCTGTAAACAAAGTATAAAGGAAATAAAGATgaggaaaataaaaaatgatgagTACAACTAAGCATAATTGTATTCAGATCAtatagaaaaaaaggaaaacaacctATTTAGAGGGCAGTGTGGTTGAAATAAATGGCCAGAAAAGTTTCTCAACCAAAAGCAAATCAAAATTTGAAATTGAGTCCCTATAATTAAGTCTAACCAAGTTGTTTAaagtcaaggttcgcaataccgtaccgtatcggtatttcgatttgggctcggtatcggtacggtacggtataccgagcggtacacccaggtgtgccgagtactgtagcactgctacagtgctatagttcACTGCTACGGTGtactcggaccggtacataccgcccgtaccgggcagtatggttcggtacggcagaccctgtttAAAGTACATCTTGTCTTAATTATATTCGGTGCAATTGTTTAGGTAAGTAGTCAAATTAATTAGCATGAATCATTTTCttcagttgaatcaatttgaatttATCAAATCAGGTTTAGGATATTTACTAtttagagaatatttttaagttaaataaGTGGCTAGGTACTGTTTACTTTGTCTATGCAGTACTAGTTTTAATTCTACAAATCAAAAATATTTGCTGTTGTGGCACTTTAAGTAATCCAGTTACGATCctttccttaaaaaaaaaaaaaaaaaaactaatcacCAGCTCAAGTGTTCTTTTTTACCCACATAATCTATTTAAGAAGTGGAGGAATTAGTTGGACCCAGAACCTGCTAAACTTTATTAATAAGCTTACTGAGATGAAGGCAGCATCAAATACTAATCACAATAGTAATATACTAATAAGtgaaatttctcctttttgtttaggGAAAAAGGTTATAGCACAAAGAAGCAACATTGGCTAAGACTCATAAAATCCTAGTTGCTCCATATTGATGTGAATGTTGGAAAAACAGGGAGGGTGAAAAGAAATTTAACAAAAAAAGGAAGGGAAAGCTGTAAAACAATTTAACAGTAAGAAATAAAGAATTTCCTGAATCATTAAAATAAAGTCAgccaatgcatgaaatactcattaaTATAGGTTTTGGGGAGGATCAATTTACACAACCTATATAAAAATGTGTACAattattttgatcaaaatttCATGCTACATGGTGATCATATTTTGCGTAAGACTGGCTAATTGATTTTCATAAAAAGGGTATGCAAAATACAAGGCTTCTGCCATGGGAGGATCGATATACACAATACTTCTCCACACAAGCAAAGGGACTGTTATATGACTCGAACATTGGTGACTAAGTTCCTAAAAAACAATCTTAATATGGCACCAAGGCTCACCCTTTGCCTAATTGATTTTCAAGTTAAACACAATTTATTATATACATTTAAAATGTCATAGGTAACAATACATTTGTAAGAACTCCCTAGCTATAGTTCAACAACTAATGAATAAAAAAGAGTCGAGGGGAATTTCAGGAAGTAAATGGCAAACCAAGCTTTTTAGTTACTCTATATACAACTTCTAACCAAATCTCCTATTTGTAACTTTTTATTGCTTAATTAGAGTTGGTGAGGACATGACTTTTAAATTGTGTGTGAtgctttaattaataatttatttcCATGTCATAAAAGAATCATGCGCTTGTCGACAGGAACCAGTGCTTCTGTAAGTTTGTTCACTATGATAACTGATGCAATAAGGCAAATTTTAATTTTCTCACACAGTATGGCAGTGGAATCACAAGATGAACAAATAACAATTGTTTGTTCAAGTTACTGAGCAATTGATATTAGCATACATACCTTGGCAGTCAACTCATCTAATGCTGGATAAGCATCAATTTCCAATTCCGTTGTACGTGCATCAAGTGAGCTGCATATAGCTTCCAAAGCAACTTCTAGAGCACGGAACTCAAATGGAGACGCTGCATAACATTGTGCTCAGAACAAGTAATAGCTAATTGACTTGTTTACTTATAAAAGTAAGGAGCTTGCTTGAGCATCTTAGAAATCTTTGGTTGATAATAGGCTTTGTTTTTGGGAGAACATTGTAATCCTCCACATCTCAAAAGCATAAATCTAATTTGAAAACCTTTGATAGTTATTAAGCCATGATCAACATGTACATTTTGAAATTTATCATTGGGCACACAGAATTGCAGAACATTACTTAGATAACCATTAGTCAtacctaatcaaaatcatgaaatgtGTATGCAATGTATGTAACCATATTTTTTCAGGATAATTCTATGGCATGTCAAAATCTGGTAACCAATCTAGGTTTTATTTTTTGTATGCTTTGTGCAAAAGATTAACATGTTATGTTTCAGTTTACTTCAATAAAAAGCAAAGAAAGCATATTCAGAAACTAAGCCAAAGAAGTGTCGTCAAAATTTTAACTCATGATCCTTAGAGGAAAAGGATAATTTGGAATTCCTTAATTGTTGGGCATATATGCCCTCATGTATATATGCATTCATGGGATGCCTTAGGGTGGCCTGTCAATCAAAATGAGAACGCCATCTGTTTCATCTTAAAGTCAAGTCACAGGCTGGCAAGCAACACCATCAGAATTAACCTTCGATGGAACAGACAATGATAAGGATCAGAAGCAAAATTAGCCTAGAACAGAACATATATTGCATATGTTTTGGATGGTTCTAAATCTAAAATAGCATCACAAAATCTTTGTAGCAATTCCTAAAGCACATTCCTGTGCAATTATCGAGCCCAATAAACTTTGCCCAACGAAGTGGGTAAAAGCTATAAGAGTAATATGAAGGATATATTTGCCCACCAGCTTCTTCGGCAGATTCTGCTTCATGCTGGCCTCTCCCTTCGCCCTCTGCTTGATGAGCAACACTAGGCGGTAGACGCCTATGAAGCTCCTCCACAACTGGGGTTACATTCTCTTCGGAAGGGTCTCTTAGCAATATCTGCGCCGTTAAAACAAGCAATTTCTAATGATTTCGGCTGCTTATGTCACACAAAATCGAACCCAGTTTCGATGTTATATCGAAACCACATAAAACAACCGTAAAAATCCCAGCTTTAAGCAGGAAAGCGTACCTCTTCCGCGGTGATGATCGCTTTAATATGCTGATTTTCTCAAAGATAAGAGAAACAAACAATCGCATTAGCGTCGAACATAAATAACATAAATATTCGGGAGGAGGTTTGAGTGGAAACCTCGAGATTGAGGACGATGGCCTTCTCCCTCCCCAGGATGGCGGAGGGATAGGAAAGCAGCGGGTCGATGATTCTCATATCCCGGGCGTGGATCTGCGCGCGCCGCATGATCTCGTGCTTGTCGACGTCCAAGACAATTCCGCGTCCGGTGCAATCCATAGAGATCCAGCTTCTCGcccccgtcgccgccgccgcaggCCTCCCGTCTCGACCCATCGCGTGGACGATGTTTCCGGCCGGCGGTGACGACCAGCGA
The DNA window shown above is from Musa acuminata AAA Group cultivar baxijiao chromosome BXJ2-4, Cavendish_Baxijiao_AAA, whole genome shotgun sequence and carries:
- the LOC103982990 gene encoding magnesium transporter MRS2-I, coding for MGRDGRPAAAATGARSWISMDCTGRGIVLDVDKHEIMRRAQIHARDMRIIDPLLSYPSAILGREKAIVLNLEHIKAIITAEEILLRDPSEENVTPVVEELHRRLPPSVAHQAEGEGRGQHEAESAEEAASPFEFRALEVALEAICSSLDARTTELEIDAYPALDELTAKICSRNLDRVRKLKSAMTRLIARVQKVRDELERLLDDDNDMADLYLSRKMATESPCLVDSAVSDLAPNSPVLVSKTSRVSRTSVATLHGNEYNVEELEMLLEAYFIQIDGSLNRLNTLREYVDDTEDYINFQLDNHRNQLIQLELFLSACTVSLTFYSLVGGIFGMNIPYSWNDNHGYVFSWVVGIGGLLSGLILVVVLVYARYKGLIGA